Sequence from the Rhodospirillaceae bacterium genome:
ACGGCTCCATGAATCCAGTTGAATACGTATTGGATATTCAACGCATACCACAAATTCATTTTGCCGGTGCACGTGATGATGTTGTCGCCCCTGAAATTGTTCGGTCTTTTGTTTCGCACATGACCGACACCCGAAATACACGAGTTGTTGTATTGGAAAATTTTGATCATGATTGCTGCTGGGTGAAAAATTGGCCAGCGCTTCTCGAACAGTACAAATAGCATTATACCTAGGCCCCCTGAGAATGACCCATAGGCATCATGGATTTACCAAAGACGAGTGACCGCCGATCAGGCACTTTAACGGCTCGGGCACCGATGGCGGCAATGTGCCTTTCCGTGGCAATGATCTTTTCCACATTGGATGTATTTGGCATTGGGTTCTGGCGAAATACAGAATCCTTGGTTGTCGCATTTCACCTCTCGTCCGCATTTTGCACGTTCGCACTGCTTCTTGTTTGGAGAGAAAATAGCACTCTTTTCAATGAGGTCATCCATCACCCGTTTGTCGTTATATTGGGTATGATTTTCGTTTGGAGCGTTCTGGTATCGGTTGGGTCAGACTTCCCCGTTCTCAGCTTTTTAGGACCGCCGCAAACCGGCGAGGGAGCTCTTTGGTATGCGAACTTCGCGGTGATGACCGCGTGTGCGATGTGTGTCGCACAAAACAGTCGTCATTGGCGGGCTGTCACGATCTTTGCAGCCACCCTTGTATTAGCAGCCTCCTCTCTTAAAGGCTGGGCCCTCCTGAACAACGAGGTGCCGCCTCTCATTTCTGTAAATGGCTATGTTGCTTACTTTGCAATCACGCTTCCAATTTTCTGCCTGAAGCTTGATGGGGATAAGGACCGGCCTCTCATCATTCTTGTTATCTTAATCAGTATATTTACCGTCCTAGTTTCTCAGAATGTAACAGCCATAGCCGTGTTCTTTCTTGGAGCGTTAGGCTGGATTGGTAACTTGTGGTCGAAATCTAGACTAACCGAAATGGGTCTGTTCGAGGATCGACGATTTGGTATTTCGATTGTCCTCGTGTGTGCTCTATTGCCCAGCATACTTATTTATTATGGTACTTTTAGTACCTTGTCGGTTTCCTTGAACTCGCGCAACCTTATCACCCAGGTCATGGAAAATGCGCTTGGCTCCGATTTATATGGATTGGTGCTTGGTCACGGTTGGGGGCAGACCAGAGACGCAATTCTTGCGAATGCAACCACCGTCGGGGAAACATTTTTAAGTCCAACATGGGACGTTCTATGGCGAAATTATATCCATTCGAACAACTGGCTAATCGAAGCGCTTTATGCGATGGGCCTACCCGGAACGATCTTGGCACTCGCGATGCTTCTGGCACTTCCGGCGTATGCTCCGCGCCCGCTTTATCCGTATGCGGCGATCTTCGGGGCGTCCTACGCCGTATTAAACAGCTTGTGGTTTCAACTGGCGTATAGTCTTCCCTTCGTTGCTCTCGCCCTTGCAGCGGTATCGGATATTCGTATTGGCGTTGAGAGCAAGAAGACTACGTCTACTCGTTTGGTGATGGGATGCTTCATCGGGCTCCTCATTATCCAGGTTGGTGTAGGGCTCCGCCTACTGGCATTTGGGTTAGGAGTTGTAGACGCAAAAGAAAATCTTATTGCATCCTCAACGACGAGTAAAATATGGGAATTCCCCAGCGATTTTAGGGCGGGAGAAAATGCATTTTCCAGTTTTGTCCGCTCGGAAGTTCGGAAAATAGCTCTGCCACCGGCGAGAACAATAGCAGACTCTACGAAATCCGAAATGATATCTAAATTACTTCAAGCATTGGAGGAGAGAGTAGAGAACGCGCGCTCCGTGGATTTGGTGCTCGCAGGTAATATTGTTTTTTCCGAACTTTATTATAATCCCTCGCTAATACAATTGCGGCCTGCCACAACAGATAAAACAAACTCTTGGGATAAATGGGTCGGTCGGGCCATGGAGGTTGCGCCACACCGGACCGACGTTCTAATTCCTTTTTTCTCCAACCTATTATCTAAAGGCAAGACACCGATGCTTTTAGAATTAACCCGAAAAATTTTAGATCAAAATCCAGGAGACCCAGTTGGAAACTATTATAAAGGTGCGGCAATGGTCGTTTCATCTGAATATGATGATCGCCTGTTGGGCATGAAGCATTTACGGGAAGGATTGAATCAAGGTATCGAACGCTATATGTCAATTGATCCTAAATTAAAAAAACAAATTCTTACAAATGGTCAATAGCTCATGACTGTGTCCGCCGTAATCGTAACTTATTGGACGGGTCCCGTTCTTTTTGATTGCTTGGACTCGGTATTAGCGCAACCTGAAATCACCGAAATTCTCATCGTAAATAATGGGAATTCGGCCGCTACTGTTAAGCAACTGCAAGGCCTTGCCGATAGTCGTAAAGAATTCAAAGTAATTGACCCTGGTCGGAATACCGGTTTTGCGGCTGGATGCAATATGGGCGCTGAGCAGGCAAACGGGGATTTTCTGACCTTTGTGAATCCTGACTGTGTACTTCAGCCGGGTACAATTACAAAAATCTTGGATGTTTTTGAAGAAAGGTCCGATGCCTGGCTGTGCGGCGGTAGGTTGCAAAATCCAGATGGAACGGAGCAACAAGGCAGCAGACGCGAAGTCTTAACGCCTTGGCGGGCGGTCGTGGAAATCACACGAATTGATAAACTATTTCCAAACCATCCATATTTTCGTCGGTTCCATATGCACGAAAGTGGTACACCAGATGTTATCCAGGAAGTTCCAACGGTGTCAGGGGCATTTATGGTGATCCCTAAACGCCGTTATGAGCGGGTTGGTGGCATGGATGAAAACCTATTTCTGCATCTCGACGACTCAGACCTATGTGTCAGAATTCTAAAGCAGGGCGGCAAGGTTCTTTTTTGTGGGAATGTTCCGGTGATGCATCACTTGAGTACCAGCGATGTTTCCAGAACATTTATTAATTGGCATAAAACCCGAAGTACCAGTTATTACTTCTATAAGCATTTTAGCGATAGTTACCCTTCCTGGTTCTTAGGCTTCATTACCTTTTTAGGATGGACTAGATTTTTTTTGATAACGCCGTTTACGCTCCTAAAAGATTGTTTTGGTATGATTCGTCGGCTTATAACGCACTAATTTTTGAGTTTGAATCTGTGGGATCAAAAGTTTGCTCTTTTTGGGCAATTGATGGACATTAGAGCATCCGACTCTCAATGTTTGCTGGCTTGTAAATCAGGATATTTGGGAATAGGAACGTATTAGTTCACTTTCTTATGATTTTATGCGCGTGAAGGATTTCAAAGATGCTTCTTTCTGTCGTTTTCTCTTTCAGAAATGAGGAAAAGGTATTGGAGGAACTGATTAGCACAACCGCGTCAGTGCTATCTGGAGCCGATATTGATTTCGAACTAATTTTCGTAAACGACAATTCCGATGATAATTCTCTGGAAATCCTTAAATCTCATAGGGCAAAAGACGAGCGAATTAAAATAGTCAATATGTCCCGGCGTTTTGGTGTATCCCCTTGCGTGATGGCGGGAATGCGTTTCGCAAAAGGCGATGCGGTTGTTTATCTAGATGCCGATTTGCAAGACCCTCCTGAAGTAATCCCAAAAATGGTTGCACTGTTTAATAATGGTGCGGATGTCGTCCATACAGTGCGTACAGAACGTTCTGGTGAGAGCGCCGGTAAGATGTGGATTACAAGCTGGGCTTACAAGGTAATCAATAGGATATCTGATATAAGTTTGCCCGAGAACGCAGGGGATTTTAAGTTGATCAGCCGACGTGTGGTCGCTGAACTTATTAAGCTGAATGAATATCAACCCTATACGAGAGGTCTGATTCCTTGGGTCGGCTTCCGACAGGAAACCATCGAATACAAACGCAACTCGCGATTTGCCGGTGAAACAAAATTCCCACTCTTCCAAAGCCGAGGTCCGCTGAATGAGTTTGTGAAGGGAATTACTTCGTTTTCAGAAATCCCCTTATATTTATCGCTATTTATTGGATTTAGCGTTTCAGCTTTATCCTTTCTTTATCTTATTGTCGTTCTTTTCAAAAAATTGAATGGATGGAATCTGCCGGGGTGGACGGCAATAATGGGGGTCACATTGCTTCTTGGCGGGATTATTTTGTTCACAAATGGTGTGATCGGAATTTATATCGGAAGAATTTATAACAATGTTAAAGGCCGGCCAGCCTATATTATTGATGATACGATTGGCTTTGAGGAATCGCCACCAGATGATAACGGTCGGCAACAATCTTAATTCGGGCCAAATTTTTTAAATTCAAGCAACTGAAATATAAGTCAGTGAAATTTTATGGGGCGTATGAATGGGTCAAAGCTACCATTTGAATTTTACGCCCTGAAGGGGGCATTTTGCACAAATTGGAATGGGCGTTCGACCTTGGCTCAGGTGTGTAGTGCGCATTGCCTTAGCATCAGCCCCATTCCAGATTTGCGATAAATTTTCTTTATCCGCCCATCCATAAGCGGGAACATCCGTCCAGACAACATGTTCACAACAGGGGTATACCGCACCGTTCCAGTCGATCGTTAAAACTGTCCAGAGCCAGGCACAGGGAACGTCTGTTGGCAATTTAGCTGTGGACTGAAGAGGCTCACTGGACTCCATTCCTCGTGGATTTCCCGGGCGTATGTTAAAGAGAATTCCAAGATCCTGAGCAAATTTACGCGCGAGTTCTAGTTCGTGTTTGTTATGTTCGTATTTAATGAAATCGAGCAATATGATTGCATTGCTGCCCACTTCCTTTCGTATCTCCACTAATCGGATCAGGTTTTTTTTGATCTTCTCAACATCGCCACGACGATGCTGGATGGAATGAACTGGAGTAGTGAACCCGCTGATATGAACCTTTAGGCAATCCAGACCAGCAGTGAGAAGCTTGCGGCTGTTTGACTCATTTAACAAAATGCCATTTGAGGCAATCATCGTGCCGACTTTACGATCTGTTGCAGCTTGAATAGCTTTGTATATGTCTTTTGACATCAACGGTTCGCCATTGATATACGGGATTGCTAGCATGAGCCGGCTGGAAAATTCGTCCAGAACTTTCAAATAGGTTTCAAATTTTAACTTTCCTTTGGAAATAACACTACCGTCGCCCCCCGGATTACTATCATAAATTTCGTTATTGTCGGAACGGCAAAAAACGCAACTCTCATTACACTCATTCCAAAGTTCAAAGTTTATGAGGTAGGGTGATTTGCTCGACGTTTTGCGGCGGAGAAAAAAGCTTCCATAACATACTACGGCATTCCAAATTTTGAGAATTGAAAGCTTTCCACCCAGAAGCAACCTGGAAATTATAAGTATGCGCAAGCCTAGGTATTTGTTTGAAACATTACCCATTTCAATCGGTCATTTCACAAATATTTGAAATTTGTACATCATGTTTTATATTTGCCGCACGCAAATGGTATCGGCAAATTCCGGACAGTCGAATATCATAATTTCTGCAAGCCATTTGGTTCGAAAACAACAATTTTACTTCCAGAATAATCGATATCGAAATCTACATATACAAGATCTTTTAACCGTTCCCGCACGGTCATCTGGATTTCCGGCTTTACATAAAAAAGTAGAAACCCACCTCCTCCGGCCCCAAGAACTTTCCCCCCTAAGGCACCGGCGTCCATCGCGGCGCTGTAGATTGAATCCATCTTTTCTGTTGTTACATTCTTCGCAAGCTCACGTTTTAACATCCAAGACTCATGTAACAAAGAGCCGATTTCATCTACGTCGCGTTCTGGATTGCTCAAAATTTCTTCTGCCTCTTTGACCATTTCCACCATGCGAACCATATGGTTTTCCCGTTGACTTAGATTGGCGATTTTATCTTTTGCAATTTCGGGCGCAAATCTTGATACCCCGCTGAAGAAGAGCATTAGGGATCCCATAAGCTTTTCTTGGCGCTCTTTTCTAAGCATCAGAGGAGCAACATCGAATTTGTCATCTCTGTAAAAATCAATTCGATTCATGCCACCATATGCGGCCCATACCTGGTCCTGAGAGCCGACGTGCTCTTTCATAATTTCTTGCTCAAAATGAATCGCTTCAATTGCAAGCTCCTGCTTGGAAACCATATTTCCGTTCGATGCGGCTAATGCGTGCAACAACCCGACGCTGAATGAAGAACTTGAGCCAATTCCAGAGCGTGCAGGCAGGTCGCCATCGTGGTGGATTTCAATTCCTGAATTAATACCCTTTTCAATCAGAATATGACGTACCGCAGGATGTTCAATCTCTGATAGTTCATTTACAGTCTCAACACGCGAATAGACAACACGGTGCTTGTGTTCAAAAAAGGGGGGGAGAGACCTTAAACTAATATAACAATATTTATTAATGGCGAACCCGAGAACGCTCCCCCCGAATTGCCGATACCATTTGGGATAGTCTGACCCACCACCAAAAAGAGAGGCTCGAAAAGGTGTTCTACTGATAATCACGCGGGGGTTCCTTTCTTAACAATGCCTATATGATTTTTGGCCTCAATAAGACTGTCTGGTGTGCCAATATCGATAAACGTACCATCTCCCAAGTGAGCCCATACGCTTTTTGAAGGTAGAATTTGTAGAAAAATTTTTTCCAATGAGATTTCGTTACCATCCACAATATTCTGAATCATTTTTTGCGAGAGAAGATAGGTGCCAGCATTGATCATGCATGATCCGATGAATTGTTCTTCTTTCTCTATAAAACGCAATACGTTCCCCACTTCATTTACCTCAACCCGGCCATATCGCGAACCGTCGGGTACGGTAGTACAAAGTATAGATGCTTCCCGATCCTCGCGAATATGTTGATGGATAAATTCGGTTAGATCGGTGTCAAACCATGTATCGCCATTGAGAACGAGCACTGGATCAGAAGAAAGCATTTTTGCAATAAATCGAAGAGCTCCAGCTGTTCCTT
This genomic interval carries:
- a CDS encoding glycosyltransferase family 2 protein — protein: MTVSAVIVTYWTGPVLFDCLDSVLAQPEITEILIVNNGNSAATVKQLQGLADSRKEFKVIDPGRNTGFAAGCNMGAEQANGDFLTFVNPDCVLQPGTITKILDVFEERSDAWLCGGRLQNPDGTEQQGSRREVLTPWRAVVEITRIDKLFPNHPYFRRFHMHESGTPDVIQEVPTVSGAFMVIPKRRYERVGGMDENLFLHLDDSDLCVRILKQGGKVLFCGNVPVMHHLSTSDVSRTFINWHKTRSTSYYFYKHFSDSYPSWFLGFITFLGWTRFFLITPFTLLKDCFGMIRRLITH
- a CDS encoding glycosyltransferase family 2 protein, encoding MLLSVVFSFRNEEKVLEELISTTASVLSGADIDFELIFVNDNSDDNSLEILKSHRAKDERIKIVNMSRRFGVSPCVMAGMRFAKGDAVVYLDADLQDPPEVIPKMVALFNNGADVVHTVRTERSGESAGKMWITSWAYKVINRISDISLPENAGDFKLISRRVVAELIKLNEYQPYTRGLIPWVGFRQETIEYKRNSRFAGETKFPLFQSRGPLNEFVKGITSFSEIPLYLSLFIGFSVSALSFLYLIVVLFKKLNGWNLPGWTAIMGVTLLLGGIILFTNGVIGIYIGRIYNNVKGRPAYIIDDTIGFEESPPDDNGRQQS
- a CDS encoding radical SAM protein; the encoded protein is MGNVSNKYLGLRILIISRLLLGGKLSILKIWNAVVCYGSFFLRRKTSSKSPYLINFELWNECNESCVFCRSDNNEIYDSNPGGDGSVISKGKLKFETYLKVLDEFSSRLMLAIPYINGEPLMSKDIYKAIQAATDRKVGTMIASNGILLNESNSRKLLTAGLDCLKVHISGFTTPVHSIQHRRGDVEKIKKNLIRLVEIRKEVGSNAIILLDFIKYEHNKHELELARKFAQDLGILFNIRPGNPRGMESSEPLQSTAKLPTDVPCAWLWTVLTIDWNGAVYPCCEHVVWTDVPAYGWADKENLSQIWNGADAKAMRTTHLSQGRTPIPICAKCPLQGVKFKW
- a CDS encoding kinase, whose protein sequence is MIISRTPFRASLFGGGSDYPKWYRQFGGSVLGFAINKYCYISLRSLPPFFEHKHRVVYSRVETVNELSEIEHPAVRHILIEKGINSGIEIHHDGDLPARSGIGSSSSFSVGLLHALAASNGNMVSKQELAIEAIHFEQEIMKEHVGSQDQVWAAYGGMNRIDFYRDDKFDVAPLMLRKERQEKLMGSLMLFFSGVSRFAPEIAKDKIANLSQRENHMVRMVEMVKEAEEILSNPERDVDEIGSLLHESWMLKRELAKNVTTEKMDSIYSAAMDAGALGGKVLGAGGGGFLLFYVKPEIQMTVRERLKDLVYVDFDIDYSGSKIVVFEPNGLQKL
- a CDS encoding NTP transferase domain-containing protein; its protein translation is MTPLQDIDVVILAGGLGTRIADTLGDTPKVLAPINGRPFLDHLLHHLRDFGFSHFHLSLGHLADKVIDHLTVNGRAPSDVEWVVEPKPQGTAGALRFIAKMLSSDPVLVLNGDTWFDTDLTEFIHQHIREDREASILCTTVPDGSRYGRVEVNEVGNVLRFIEKEEQFIGSCMINAGTYLLSQKMIQNIVDGNEISLEKIFLQILPSKSVWAHLGDGTFIDIGTPDSLIEAKNHIGIVKKGTPA